Proteins from one Clupea harengus chromosome 17, Ch_v2.0.2, whole genome shotgun sequence genomic window:
- the dipk1c gene encoding divergent protein kinase domain 1C: MWGSRCRALGTGRKCCLLRWLSLKVCRRSTFLFAVLWFGSWLLLNGLLFVHRNMFSDVCTDDKSRRILHRVCEEYQQGVLTGDLCEDLCVEGTVEYKRCLYYENGKKVMVADWRGVPVVLKSKLENFSSYEPFGFLDYLDTPGNIRVQEELTPLEVVLYATLEIKNSLGLETNVNMTLPRLWGQRVREQGWVYTQAELASLWALLQQEEYTFLRVLQDLSQHVAKVVGSCGHFYAVEYLVAGHAWDQNIFSIDDSSGLDQTSWNGYARPGIDRDRIHRIALSFLDMVGHFEEDFSHHLHLCDIKPENFAIRKDLTVVAIDVDMAFFEPKMQDILEQNCTSDRDCNFFDCVSKCDTHTKKCGSKRKNSNLQVICEKIFRPWFSPTVLGSKAELPLQVELQSAVQECAEGTEGGLDVEFGRAIRQRLSRLLTHLLQESAANKQAHIRSGHPHTALNF, translated from the exons atgtgGGGATCACGATGCCGGGCCCTGGGCACCGGCAGGAAGTGTTGCCTTCTCAGGTGGCTGAGTCTGAAGGTGTGCAGGAGGAGTACGTTCCTCTTCGCGGTCCTCTGGTTCGGCTCCTGGCTGCTCCTTAACGGCCTGTTGTTTGTACACAGGAATATGTTCTCAGATGTCTGCACGGATGACAAGAGCCGCAGAATACTTCATCGAGTG TGTGAGGAGTACCAGCAGGGTGTCCTGACGGGCGACCTGTGTGAAGACCTGTGTGTAGAGGGTACGGTTGAGTACAAGCGCTGCCTCTACTATGAGAACGGCAAGAAGGTGATGGTGGCGGACTGGCGTGGCGTCCCAGTGGTGCTGAAATCTAAACTGGAGAACTTCTCTTCCTACGAGCCCTTTGGTTTCCTGGACTACCTGGACACCCCAGGGAACATCAGGGTTCAAGAGGAGCTCACACCCTTGGAAGTGGTCCTTTACGCCACCCTGGAGATCAAGAACTCCCTGGGTCTGGAGACCAACGTCAACATGACACTGCCTCGGCTCTGGGGCCAGCGCGTGAGGGAACAGGGTTGGGTCTACACCCAGGCGGAGCTGGCTTCACTCTGGGCGCTGCTTCAGCAAGAGGAGTACACCTTCCTCCGGGTGCTGCAGGACCTGAGCCAGCACGTGGCCAAGGTGGTGGGCTCGTGTGGACACTTTTACGCTGTGGAGTATCTTGTGGCCGGACATGCCTGGGATCAAAACATCTTCTCTATAGATGATTCGTCTGGCTTAGACCAAACCTCTTGGAATGGATATGCGAGACCAGGGATAGACAGGGACAGGATACATCGTATTGCGCTCAGCTTCTTAGATATGGTCGGACACTTCGAAGAGGACTTTTCCCACCATCTTCACCTTTGTGACATCAAGCCTGAAAACTTTGCCATCAGGAAAGATCTTACA GTGGTGGCTATAGATGTGGACATGGCTTTCTTTGAGCCCAAAATGCAGGATATCTTAGAGCAGAACTGCACCAGTGACAGAGACTGCAACTTCTTTGACTGTGTCTCCAAGtgtgacacgcacacaaaaaaatgtggCTCAAAACGCAAAAACAGCAACCTGCAG GTGATCTGTGAGAAGATCTTCAGACCTTGGTTTTCTCCCACGGTCCTGGGTTCCAAGGCAGAGCTCCCCCTGCAGGTGGAACTACAGAGTGCGGTGCAGGAGTGTGCCGAGGGGACCGAGGGGGGCCTGGACGTGGAGTTTGGACGAGCCATCAGGCAGCGCCTCTCTCGACTGCTAACGCACCTCCTGCAGGAGAGCGCAGccaacaaacaggcacacatcaGATCAGGACACCCTCACACGGCATTGAACTTCTAA